The following nucleotide sequence is from Azospirillum brasilense.
GGGCCAACCAGTTCGACAATGTGGCGAACCGCGAGGGCCACCGCCTGACCACCGGTCCGGAAATCTGGACCCAGACCGAGGGGCGGATCGACGCCTTCACCTGCGCGGTGGGCAGCGGCGGCACGCTGGCCGGCGTCGGGCTGGCTCTGAAGGAGCGCAAGCCGGACGTCCGCATCGTTCTGGCCGACCCGATGGGCGCCTCCCTCTACCATCACTACGCCCATGGGACGCTGAAGGCCGAGGGCAGCTCGATCACCGAAGGCATCGGCCAGGGCCGAATCACCGCCAACCTGGAAGGCGCTCCGGTCGATCAGGCGCTGCAGATTACCGACGAGGAAGCCCTGCCGGTCATCTTCGACCTGATCAAGTCGCAGGGTCTGGTTCTGGGCGGCTCGTCGGGCATCAACGTCGCGGCGGCCATCCGCATCGCCAAGGAGATGGGGCCAGGCCACACCATCGTGACGATTCTCTGCGACGGAGGGCAGCGCTACCAATCGAAACTCTTCAATCCGGCCTTCCTGCGTGAGAAGAATCTGCCTGTGCCCGATTGGCTGGATTCGTAAACGCACCTGAGGTCCCATGGAGCTGATCTTCCGCGAGGACGCCTACGCCACCTCCTGCACCGCCACCGTGACATACGCGGACGAGCGGGGCATCCGTTTGGACCGAACGGTCTTCTACCCCAACGGCGGCGGCCAGCCCGGCGACACCGGCCGGCTCACCGTCGCCGGTGTCGCGCTGCGCATCGTTGACACGGTGAAGGGCGACGGGCCGGACGATGTCATTCATGTGCCCGAGCCCGGCATCGCCCTGCCCGCCCCCGGCACGCCGGTGGAAGCCGAGATCGACTGGGACCGCCGGCACCGCCACATGCGGATGCACACGGCGCTTCACCTCGTCTGCGCGGTCTTGCCCGGCGCCTCGATCACCGGCGCCCAAGTCGGGGCGGAGCGCAGCCGCGTCGATTTCAACGTTCCGACCGAGGGCCTCGACAGGGAGGCCATCGCGGCGGCCCTGAACCGGCTGGTCACCGCGGACACGCCGGTCGGCTCGCTGTGGATTTCCGACGCGGAGCTGGACGCCAACCCTGAGCTGATCCGCACCCTGACGGTCAAGCCGCCGCGCGGCCACGGCCGCGTCCGGCTGGTGGACATCGCCGGGGTTGACCGCCAGCCCTGCGGCGGTACCCATGTGAAG
It contains:
- a CDS encoding cysteine synthase A codes for the protein MDIRTGFIGSIGNTPLIRLEGPSKATGCEILGKAEFLNPGGSVKDRAALAIVRDAERRGLLRPGGTIVEGTAGNTGIGLALVGNALGYRTVIVMPETQSQEKKDMLRLIGADLRLVPAVPYSNPDNYVRYSGRLAEELAKTEPNGAVWANQFDNVANREGHRLTTGPEIWTQTEGRIDAFTCAVGSGGTLAGVGLALKERKPDVRIVLADPMGASLYHHYAHGTLKAEGSSITEGIGQGRITANLEGAPVDQALQITDEEALPVIFDLIKSQGLVLGGSSGINVAAAIRIAKEMGPGHTIVTILCDGGQRYQSKLFNPAFLREKNLPVPDWLDS
- a CDS encoding alanyl-tRNA editing protein codes for the protein MELIFREDAYATSCTATVTYADERGIRLDRTVFYPNGGGQPGDTGRLTVAGVALRIVDTVKGDGPDDVIHVPEPGIALPAPGTPVEAEIDWDRRHRHMRMHTALHLVCAVLPGASITGAQVGAERSRVDFNVPTEGLDREAIAAALNRLVTADTPVGSLWISDAELDANPELIRTLTVKPPRGHGRVRLVDIAGVDRQPCGGTHVKRLGEIGALDVVKIENKGKQNRRVIVALRD